The genomic interval GGTGTGAAGAGGAAACCCAGGAAGAacttggggaggagggaggcaggaattAAACACAACTGCATTATTTTTAGCTGTTAGGGAGAATAGGAAACCATTCacagaagagggaaaggaaagtttATTAGAATTGACGAAGGCTTAGATTATAAATCTGGAGATAAGTATCTTGAAGGTCCAGAAAGAGAATGATTCTGTGTCTCCTTGTGTTCATGTgaccttctttttgttgttcataCTCTTTTAGTTGGATGCTGACAAGTATGAGAATGATCCAGAATTAGAAAAGATCCGAAAACAGAGAAACTACTCCTGGATGGACATTATAACCATCTGCAGAGATAAACTGCCTAATTATGAAGAGAAGGTAAGGAACTATGGATTATTTGAACAGGAGATCATTATAGTCACTCCTAAGatacaaatgtttttcttttttcttttaatgcctGCATTTGGGTTTATATCAGAGTAATGcatatttgagtatttttataaGATATTAGGGAGAAAGATACACAAAAGTAGAATTGAAgaaattgaaattatttattgaaatgatGACTTCCTTCCTCAGATTTTCATGTGGTTTCTGACCTTCCAGTTTGATCAGCATGACTGTGTGTGTGAGATCATGTGATCATGCTGTGTCTACGTGTGCTCTGTGTGACTGATCATATGACTGTGTGCAGGTGATCATGTAACTGTGACCATGTGACTGCATGGGATTAGTATGACTGTGTGATCATGTGACTACGTATGTATGTGATCTGTGTACCTGCCATGTGCGGTGGATAATGAGCAGGAGCCAGGATATCTCTTGGAGTCCTGGCTCTACACATCCAAGCTGTGTGATATTGGCCCAGCAACCTAGCCTCTCTGTGCCATATTTCCTCATCAGTCAAATAGGATAACAGATAACACCCAAATGAGTTATTATGTGTGAACTATCTAGAACTTAGTCTGGCACATGAGAAGTGCTATGTAAGTGTTGTTTTACTGTTAGTTGGTTGAtaggttttataaaatattctagcTCCCACCCCTTTATACTTATTATATTACTTCTTATTTTTATGGGCAGACTTTCCACCCACCTCAGTTCTGGTCTTTGATTTGGACCTGTGCCAGCATGCAGGCTTGATCTGCAGTAGGCTCACAGAGTGTCCCTTGTGCTCtagattaaaatgttttatgaggAGCACTTACACCTGGATGAGGAAATCCGCTATATCTTGGATGGCAGTGGGTATTTCGACGTGAGGGATGAAGAAGACAGGTGGGTCCGGATCGCCATGGAGAAAGGAGACATGATCACCCTCCCTGCGGGGATCTATCACCGCTTCACATTGGACGAGCAGGTGGGGACTTTGTGACTTTAAGGCCACTCTGCACAGATGCCTGGAGGTGACTAGTATGTTACAACATGAGAATTAAGACCAGCAGGGAAAGTTACTATGAAAGCTGGTTTAATACAGTATTGGGTGTGCTTGTATGTTTTCCAGAACTACGTGAAGGCCATGCGGCTCTTTGTGGGAGAACCAGTGTGGACGCCATACAACCGGCCAGCTGACCACTTTGAGGCTCGCAGACAGTATGTGGCATTCTTGGCGCAGACAGCATAGCCATGCCCCCAGGGCCAGCACACCCCTCACATCTGTGACGATCCTGAACATGATCGTGGCAGACACTCTATGTCATGTCCTCCTTGCTTTTATATTGTAGACTTGAGGCTTGGGGAGCTTTCCTGTGAGATTATTTGATCAGAATATGTTTTAGGGAAAGGAGCCATAAAACTTGATTTTTATGTAGAAGCAACTGTGAGAATGTAGTCAGTCACATTCCTTTTCTCTCATCCAGTAGCTAGTAGCCCTGTACTGGCATACACATTCCACTTGAACTGGGATGAGTTTCACGTCCCCAGTGTCACTGCCTAGTTGCCCCACCAGGACCTGAGACCTAGGCTTGTAGCAGACTGCAGACATGGCCATGCTGTCTGTGAGCAGGCGTAAGAGCAGAGGATAGCACTGGCCCCATACAACACACTCTTCTCCCTGAATGCTGGTGCGGAGTGAGGGTGAGCTCTCATATCGGAACTCTCACAGTTGCTCATGCCACATTCTTGTTTAAAATGAAGTAACTGCCTTAACTTAATGCTCGTGGCTATAGACAGGTATCTGTGGCTTGTTAAAATCACCCTGTTTAGATTCTTTGTGTGATCGTGTCTGTCTCCTGCATCTGGTCCTCCTGGTGGTCTTTTTGGAACATCCAAGTACCAGGTTGACATCCAATTAATATAGTCTTTGTTTAGTGTGAGATTTCTAGGTTAAACTCCCTGGTATATATCCCGTTACAATCAAGCTTttgaattttaacaataaaatggtacattaatttttttattcaataattcTGAGATGCAGTTATACCTAATTtgttataatcattaaaaaaaaaaaacaacaacaaccaaatcAATTACATGTTTTGAAGAGCAGTATAatgctgaggccaggcaggtccacactggacttgggcagatggtagagaaactgcggaactggaaagtgttgggccattctcGTTTAATGGTGTCTCACAAcagcggatgagcaaacaggtatGGGAACACTGCTTCTCAGGTGAACAGCAAAAACAGCCCTTtccagtggtgggcaggcaatcaaCAATCTGCCATCTTCAATCCACacttgagtgcaagcacccatagccttacatagactatacacacgtggtactgccacatgctcatgcaccagtcacgcaaagtgcttgcagctggtaaatcagcgagcctaacacagctgcttccccatattccacccctttagggttgctcacttcacagtctccatgacaggtatcttccatgattgtccctgtgtgaggagtgaggtacattacagaaACAAACAGTGCAGATTACAGCAACCAAATTACAAAGACATAAGTTATTACCAAAAATggcaattacaaaggtgccctttacaatgtctccctgagcactgtgCCCAGGGAGTTatctggaggcccacctctagccccctaacccacagtaggtgggagggcctgtatagtccagggctgtgtccatggaaaccataaagtgtccttggtgtgttTCTGCAGCTGGGTGGGAACAGCCtcctggtgcaggagggtctCCACAGGTCCACAGTCCCCCCCCCAAGGTCTCTTATAGTACTGTCCACAAACAGTGTCTGTCTATCCAGCAAGGGAGTAGGCTCCTCTGGTctcagtccaagagtccattacactgctTAATGATCATACTACAATAGACAGTCCAGCTGTCTGTGCACATCACCCAAGGCGAAAGTCTAGTACAactattatcttctaatgccaacactggctgcacattagaaggggatcagtggattgccaatttcacatgggctctccagccccctccccatcCTTGTTGGGTCGGTCCCTCGGCcctccccctattcaaactgggataacaggtcttggggatcctccttttgcccagctgtctccaacaagtaatcttgcaactgtgcaacctgaatgccagccattttcgGCTGGAACCTCTATTGCAGCTTAAGCTGCTGTAACaggactttattaggcttgccattcAATCTCTCCCTATCCaaccacaatcaaatctacccatatctgtgtttgggtaacctttacaggcccatttctcttgttaggggggcagcatgggcagcagccttcAGCAGTAATGGGCTGTAAGCTCATCTCTGTTcaggagagcatgatgccatccaccccctatgtcccacaactgcagcaaccaggctgccaggggcttggtgggtttctgcctgaatttcatccccaactccatcagctcttcctgatcacagagtgctccactatctGTGGAGGGGGTTGTATCTGCCCATTAGGGAGTtctggctgctgggtttttaccttctgggtgactacTGGCCGGGCTCTGGTCTgtggatggcagcttcagccagAGCCTCTTCATCCTCAGAAGAGTTGGACTCTCCTGatcccactgactcagagccactctggcagCATGAATACAGCTCTGTCCTCGGAGTCTGCTTCAGCTTGTgaggctgccagctcttggcTTGAAGCTGGAACTCAAACTTCTGAACCCACAGCTGTTTCTTTAACAACTGCCAGTGCCAGCGTTCAGCTTCCcaggcaaactgcagctcacaatACTGAAATTTCTTCTCCAGCGACGGTTCCAGTTGCAGGTGCCGTTGGTGCTCAGCTCTTGGAAGCGGTCAGTCTTTCTCAAGCAACTATCGCAGTTCCTGCCACTGTCAgcactcagtctgcagctcatcctagAGTTCTCAAACTCAGGCAGCCTCTTGgagctctcagtttcttctcgcagggctgtaaaaaacacccagcccacagtccccaaaaggagagccactgggaacagccactcctctattccaacCTTCAGGGGTGtcggcagctccataccaatctgatctgaatcctgcccattatgccagatgtaatgccagtggccgaggccaagcaggtccacattgaattccggcagatggtagagaaactggagCCAGAAAGCGCTGGGCCATTACCGTTTAATAGTCTCACAAGGGCGGATGAGCAACAGGCAGGagaaaactgcctctcaggcaaacaaacagcgaAAAAGGCcactcacagtggcgggcagacaATTCACCATCTGCTGTccaccctgagcacaagcacccacagccttacttAGACTATCCACACTGGCagtgccacgtgctcatgcactgaAAAAGCAAAGTACTTGCAGCCagtacaccagtgagcaagctGTTTTCTCCACaaactggaatttaaaaaaatctcttttcaaaCCTCTATGCTGGTCTTAGGGTGCCTGTCCATTGCCTTAGAAATTTCAGTGAGCTCTGAATTTTAGGGTCCACAAGTGTACAGGTGGATGAAGGCTCAGTCCTACTCCCTATTGCCTCCAATCCAATTAAACGacgagagatttttttaaaaattaagtatggtggtttaaaaatatatctatggccctggccagttggctcagtgctagagtgtcttcccagtatgtggaagtcctgggttgattcctagtcagggcacacaggagaggtgaccatttgcttctccccgagtctcctcacctctcttcccctctgcagccatgtccagaatggtttgagcaaaggttggCCCCCGGTGCTGGAGATGACTCCATgtcctcacctcaagtgctaacaagctcagttgctgagtggtggagcagtggcccagataaGAGCATTGCCTGGTACAGGGCtagccaggtgggtcccagtcagggtgcatgtgggagtctgcctctgcctctttgcctttcaataataataaaagcataagagttaatttaaaaataatatatctataaGTTTTTTGACAATCTTCTCCACCAATGGAGCCCAGTTatccccttgagtgtgggctggacTTGGTGACTTGTTTCTTCTGGATAATGTGGCAGAAGTGACTGTATGATCTGTCATGAGGTCAGAAAGTCCCTGGTTTCCTGCTTGCTCTCTGGGGTCACTTTCGGGGATGCCAGCTGCCACTACATCACCAGGTGTGGGCGGCAGAACCTGGGCCCCAGCCAAGCCTTCAGCAGATGCAACCCTAGTGACACAAGTCTCCTCCCAAAGGACCCAGCAGCACCAGCTAACCACTTCAGTCTCCTGACTCAGAAACTAGGTGAGTTTTGTTCTAAGTCACTAACTTTTGGAGTAATCACGTCGCACAGCATTGACAACAGATTAAGTATAATTCCTCAATAGTAGTGTTCCCACCACCAAAACAGTGCTACCTGGGACCTAACTGTGAGAAGTAGAGGCAAATGGAGTCAGGCCTGTGGAGAAATGAGACGGGACAGCTTCTTGTCAGTGAGGACCCACCAATTGTCTGTGCCTGCAATGGGGTACAGGCTGGGGGGGCTTCCAGGGAAGGAGAGCATTCCTGTCCCCATGCCACAGGCACCCTCGGGCCACACTGTCTCCTACAAGGCTCTGCAGGGCCGGCTCATGGTCAGCAGTCCTCGAATGGGTGACAGGATGAAGATGTCCTCGCTGTTCCCTGAAGACTGAACTGTAAGACTTTTCTGCTGGTGGGGAGCACCCGCCTCCCGCCCTCTCCCCGCTCACCTCCCACTGGCTGTAAACAGCCTGAGAATGGCCCTCAGCTGACAAGAGGCCTTTCTTCCACCTGCTGCTGAGGGGTGGGCAGGCTTTATCTCTATTAGAAACTGGAGAGCAGGCTTATTCATACTTGACAGGCCGCACACCCACTGGTACTTAAGAGCCCTTAATCCTCCCACAACGAGAAGGAAAAACTCTCCATTTTGAAAATGTTgcagtgattgtgtgtgtgtgtgtgtctgggtgtgtacacacacatgcaccccagCTCTGGATCACCCATCCATCCTAACAACTGCCTGGCTGTGACAACCCTCTGTCATCCTCAAACAAAAAGGGAAACAGGTTTAGAGAAGCCCCTGCGCTTAGACAAGGCACTAGGTTCACACTGGCCAGCCCCACACTCTCTCTATCCATTTGCTTTGCTGTCACACTGAAGACCATGGGGCACTCCTGCAAAAACTATGTGGTGCCTGCTGTGGGCAGCTGCTGTTCTAGAACACAGTCAGCAAACACAGCCCATGGGTCTGAGTGTCCTGCCAGAGGGGTTTAATAGCCTTAAACAGTTGCAAAAACAACAAGCCAAAGAAAAATGTATGACAGGTGGCACAAAGCTTACAATACCACTATGTGGCCCTTCCCAGAAAATACCTGCGGGTCGTTCTCCCAGGACCACTGCAGAGCGGACCCCGTGCTCGTGGGCCAGTTTCTCCATGGCACGTCAGCGTGGGCAGCAGGGCTTTAGAATGTGGTCTGTCAGTTCCTGCGAGGTGACCCCCGGAACTGATGGAGGTGGCTGGGAAGACCCGGAAGGATTGGTTCAGGGGGAAGGCATGTTCTGCCCTTTGTTTACAGGCTCACAGGTGTGCAAGTCATGAGCTAGTTATCCCCTCACATCTCACTTGAGCAGCACATGTGCCCCCAGCAGGATGCACAGAGTTTCTGAGGTAGTGTCTGTGCAACAGGGGTATAGGCTGAGAAATCCAAGTCTGGGCGCTCTTCTCATGAcaggatgagaaaaatgagaGCAAGGTGGCCCTGCGTGGGCAGATGACACTTATTACCAGTGACTATAACGGCAGTGGGTAAGAACTGACATCATGGCTTCTGAGCACATAGCTTTCACAAATGCCCATTCTCCCAGTTACACAACTGGAGGGTAACGAAGTGGGGCCTTTCTCAAGTGTGAGGTCTGCGCTGGCCCGCCGGGTGGAACCGCTCTGGAAGTGCTCACTGTCCCTGCTGCAACAGGAGGTGCTCACTGAGATTGTGGGTGCCAGCCATGCGGGAGCGCACAGGAAGGTGGAGGGAGGGCGGCCCCCAGGCCGTGTTCTAGCGACCCCAGTTCAAGCTGGCACCAGCCCGCAGCACTATTTCTGACAGGCCGGGATCCGAACGTTTTGATTTAAACTtgtaaaatgtgaaagaaataaTGTGATGATATTTGCAATGCATTTAAACTAATCATTGTACACATCATTCAAAGCAGATTTATGTACAGTGTAACATTTTCGAATGACATTGCTGAATTTTAGGCAAAATAGGTTTGATTTTTCTCGCAGTTAAAACGTACTATTTTCCAAGGGACCTGCATGGTTCCTGAAGCTTCTGAACGTGAATGACCAAGAAAGACTTATGAGTTCACATTAATATTAGGATATCTTCTGGAGCTTAGTATTATTTACAGTTTGACATTAGAGGTAGCATTATGAAAagttcagagaaacattttatttcagtgttAAAATACATTAGGGTCATCTTTAAGGTAggtatttaaattatgtttttagcTATATGGAATTTGGTCCAGGCTGAGGGCAGATATGACAGGTCATATACTGGTTGTTTGACAATGGTCATTTGATTCTGCACATACTTTGGTCCAAGTATTGTGTGAAATGTAGGATAAACATTTAGTTTTAACTTATGACACAAGTGTAATGTTTCCTGTATATGTGCAGTTAAGTTGGACTTGCTGTTAACGTTAGCTATATGTTTGGAGTTACTTTTGGATTCTGGTTTAACTTGTACTTTCATAAGGGCTCACAACTTTGTTTACACAATAATGTCATATTTTACCATCAGGAATCTGACTGTATATTGGACTCAATATGCTGTTTATGGTGCAGTTCAAAAATGAAGCAGTTTTTGGTTAAAGGAAGACGTTCTGTAACCTAAGCCTGGAGGATTTCTCTGAGCCAAAAGGAGACACAATTTATAAATGAATACCTGAAGTTAATTTTAAAGCAATGCCAAACATACACAGGAGCAAAGCTAATTCAGAAAACTTAAAACTGATTTTAGCAATGGACCCTGATGCAACTGAAAACTAAATCTAGCACTGGAACCTGATACAACGAAAATGTTAATCTaacgcaggggtcgggaacctgtggctcacaagccagatgtggctcttttgatgactgcatctggctctcagacaaatctttaataaaaataataataacgttaaaaatataaaacattctcatgtattacaatccgttcatttcctaccgctcatgttcatggttgcgggtagctggagccaatcacagctgtcctccaggacaacactaaatttttattggataatgtgtaacgtacctgggtcgttgtgaggtcaggaagtaaacttccctccttttaatcaagtagtcagctagctaattgcagaaattcTTTTGATGAAGatgatggctaaaagaaaaaaagatgagtatcgtacttttcagcagaaatggacagaggaatttgcctttgtggagagagcaggccCTGCAGTgtttctaatatgcaatgataaaattgcatcgatgaaatggtcaaatataaagcagcacttcgaca from Saccopteryx leptura isolate mSacLep1 chromosome 2, mSacLep1_pri_phased_curated, whole genome shotgun sequence carries:
- the LOC136395056 gene encoding acireductone dioxygenase; amino-acid sequence: MVQAWYMDDSAEDPRWPHRAEPSHPVSLEQLRRLGVLYWKLDADKYENDPELEKIRKQRNYSWMDIITICRDKLPNYEEKIKMFYEEHLHLDEEIRYILDGSGYFDVRDEEDRWVRIAMEKGDMITLPAGIYHRFTLDEQNYVKAMRLFVGEPVWTPYNRPADHFEARRQYVAFLAQTA